Proteins from a single region of Flavobacterium sp. K5-23:
- a CDS encoding M13 family metallopeptidase: MKKTVNKQLLFVIPAIMGLTVSQAQNVPAAKEPGINVKYMDTNVKASNDFFRYVNGTWLENTQIPSDRNSWGSFNELRQRTDNDALAILKEASLNPVYKSNTDQGKAINLYKSILDTVGRNKAGIAPLKPYLKKINAIKNTKDLEAFLIEMEPVGGIGFFGAGVGIDAKNSNRNVINVGLGSVGLPDRDYYLSEDADSKEKREKYVLHVAKMLQFLGEKPADAKVSADKILALEIAMSKPRFDRVERRDRRKSYNPMTIKDLQKLTPSINWDNYFTKIGLANVDSLIVSQPKYLTALEDIFKENKVNDWKAYMRWTLLNRASSQLSTDIENANWEFYGKTLTGAAKQRPRDENALQTINGSIGEALGKLYVEKKFPAEAKEKAAKMIKNIFLAFENRINNLAWMSAETKVSAVAKLHKSRVKIGYPDKWKDYSALTIVSPEEGGTYFDNVKNLSKWRFQENLAELNKPVDKEKWGMSPQTVNAYYNPAYNEIVFPAAILQPPFYNYQADEAVNYGGIGAVIGHEISHGFDDSGSRYNADGNLVDWWTADDSKQFSALTTALADQYSKLEPLPGTFVDGKFTLGENIGDLGGINAAYDGLQLYLKDNPSPGLIDGMTPEQRLFISWATVWRTKSRDEAIKNQVKTDPHSPGMYRAYVPLQNVDAFYKAFDIQSNDGMYIAPENRVKIW; encoded by the coding sequence ATGAAAAAAACCGTCAATAAGCAGCTTCTTTTTGTGATTCCTGCAATTATGGGACTTACTGTAAGTCAAGCTCAAAATGTACCGGCCGCGAAAGAACCGGGTATCAATGTTAAATACATGGATACAAATGTAAAAGCAAGTAATGATTTCTTTCGATATGTAAACGGAACCTGGTTAGAAAACACACAAATACCTAGCGATAGAAATTCTTGGGGAAGTTTCAACGAATTGCGTCAGCGTACAGATAATGATGCTTTGGCTATTTTAAAAGAAGCCTCTTTGAATCCAGTTTATAAGTCCAATACCGATCAAGGAAAAGCAATCAATTTATACAAATCCATTTTAGATACTGTAGGTAGAAACAAAGCTGGAATAGCTCCTTTAAAACCGTATTTAAAAAAGATAAATGCAATTAAAAACACTAAAGATTTAGAGGCATTTTTAATCGAAATGGAGCCTGTAGGTGGGATAGGGTTTTTTGGAGCAGGCGTTGGTATAGATGCTAAAAACAGTAATAGAAATGTAATAAATGTTGGTTTAGGGAGCGTAGGTTTACCTGACAGGGATTATTATTTGTCAGAAGATGCTGACTCTAAAGAAAAAAGAGAAAAGTATGTTTTGCACGTTGCTAAAATGTTGCAGTTCTTAGGTGAAAAACCAGCGGATGCTAAAGTAAGCGCCGATAAAATTCTAGCTTTAGAAATAGCGATGTCAAAGCCTAGATTTGATAGAGTTGAGAGAAGAGACAGAAGAAAGTCATATAACCCAATGACTATTAAAGACCTTCAAAAATTAACTCCTTCTATTAATTGGGATAATTATTTTACTAAAATTGGTTTGGCTAATGTTGATTCTCTAATTGTTTCACAACCTAAATACCTTACTGCTTTAGAAGATATTTTTAAAGAAAACAAAGTTAATGATTGGAAAGCATACATGCGATGGACTTTGTTAAACAGAGCCTCCTCTCAATTATCAACTGATATTGAAAATGCAAACTGGGAATTCTATGGTAAAACTTTAACTGGAGCTGCTAAACAAAGACCAAGAGACGAGAATGCACTTCAAACCATTAATGGTTCTATAGGGGAAGCTTTAGGGAAATTATATGTAGAGAAAAAATTTCCGGCTGAAGCCAAAGAAAAAGCGGCGAAAATGATAAAAAACATATTTCTAGCTTTTGAAAACCGAATCAATAATTTGGCTTGGATGTCAGCAGAGACTAAAGTAAGTGCTGTTGCAAAACTGCATAAATCAAGAGTAAAAATTGGATATCCTGACAAATGGAAAGACTATTCAGCTCTTACAATAGTAAGTCCAGAAGAAGGTGGGACTTATTTTGACAATGTTAAAAACTTATCAAAATGGCGTTTTCAAGAGAATTTAGCTGAGTTGAATAAACCGGTTGATAAAGAGAAATGGGGAATGTCGCCTCAAACTGTAAATGCATACTACAATCCTGCTTACAATGAAATTGTATTTCCAGCAGCTATTTTACAACCTCCGTTTTACAATTACCAAGCTGATGAGGCTGTAAATTACGGTGGAATTGGAGCTGTTATCGGTCACGAAATATCGCATGGTTTTGACGATTCAGGTTCAAGATACAATGCTGACGGAAACTTGGTTGACTGGTGGACTGCTGATGACTCAAAACAATTTAGCGCTTTGACAACTGCTCTTGCTGATCAATATAGCAAGTTAGAGCCTTTGCCAGGGACTTTTGTAGACGGTAAATTTACTTTAGGAGAAAACATTGGTGACTTAGGTGGTATAAATGCAGCTTATGATGGTTTACAATTGTACTTAAAAGACAATCCTAGTCCAGGTTTAATTGATGGTATGACACCTGAACAACGTTTGTTTATTTCTTGGGCTACTGTATGGCGTACAAAATCACGTGATGAAGCAATTAAAAATCAAGTAAAAACGGACCCGCATTCTCCAGGAATGTATCGTGCTTATGTGCCGTTACAAAATGTTGATGCTTTCTACAAGGCTTTTGATATCCAGTCTAATGACGGGATGTATATTGCTCCTGAAAATAGAGTTAAAATCTGGTAG